The Panthera leo isolate Ple1 chromosome A3, P.leo_Ple1_pat1.1, whole genome shotgun sequence genome contains the following window.
GTTTtcttaatagtttcttttttccttttttttttttttaactcttagacCTATTTTTTCTAACTGTTGAGTAATTTTTGTGGTTTTACATTCTCACTGACTTCTGTATcctcaacttttaaaaagtggagcAGGACAAGGTACTGTTGGAAGATTGGAGCAGCGTTGCACATGACAGTAGATCATTGTTTGAAAGATGGTTCTGAAATTTTCGTGTTTTTGTgcagcttctttttttccctttaagctTCTACATGTCACGTAATTTTTGAATATCTCTTAATCTTTCATggaattaatatatgaaattccttttctgccattaaaggaaaattttactGCTATAAAGGtaatttcttgctttattttttatactgttgtatttcaaaaattttatgtcAGTTTGATTAAATGGCTTTCGATTGATTACTTGCATGTGTCATATGGTGAGTTTTctgtcatttgctttcttttgactGTAACGATGATCTGGTTCTAGCATTTGTAAGGTAAATTGTACCTGTGTTTTGCACCATTTCTCAGACCTTCAAGATCTGATAGATCTACTGAATCATGATGGGCATATTAAATATTACTCTGTTTAATTTTGTGTTCAGcatattgtaaattttatttccttgataaaCCATGTTCACTCTTAACAGTCAAAATTGTGATTATTCAGAACACCAACTCCTGCACAGTGTTGGTTAGTGGATATTTCAGTGCCCTTCTTTTCCGGTTGCCTCATGAGCGCCATGTTGCAGAGAGATTGTTTTTCCCAAGTATATCTGATTAACAGTGGTGTGTGTATTTTGGAAGGTgattgaagaaattgaagaaatgatGCAGGAATCTCCAGACCCAGAAGATGACGAGACACCCACGCAGTCAGATCGGCTGTCGATGCTGTCCCAGGAAATCCAGACTCTTAAGAGGTCCAGTACTAGCAGTTATGAAGAGAGTAAGACACCCTCCTTCAATCCATGCTCTTTAGACTTCCTGTGCATCTCAAACCATCTCCAGAAAGCTTTCACTCCAAAGGCTAAGTTATGCACCCTTCTTCAGCCCTCTAGTAATACTCGGGCATATCTTTATCATTGCTTAGGGACTTTGTCACATTCACCTTTGAATCCTGTACTAGTCGGCTTGGGCTGTGTGATGAAGTACCACATGCCAGGGGCTTAAACAACGGGAATTTATCCTCTCAGAGGTCTGGAGGCTAGAGGTTCAAGatgaaggtgttggcaggtttggtttcttctggggtctctctccttggcttgtagatgtcttctctctgtcctcccgtGGTCTTCTGTTTGCATGTATCTCTGTCCTAATCTTGtcattttataaggacaccactcacactggattagagcccaccctaacaacctcattttaacttaattatctttgtaaagaccccatctccaaatacagtcacattctgaggtcctgggtaTTGGGACTTTAGTGACATCATAGCCTCACATGAGGAGAAGTGCTGAGAAAAATCTGAAGTGGGTTTTAGGGAGTaggccttccttctttcttcccaatctTCAAAAAAATTCACACATTGGGCCATATgtgattaaatatgtatttagtttAATTGTTTCAAATCGACTTCTGTCTTTCGAAGTGTGCTAGAACCCTAAGTTGCTTGCAGTTTCTTGTCAGCAGGTAGTTTGGGTACTCTCCCTCAGCTTTtgtgtttgttctgtttcttgttcAAGCTTTTTTTAGTCTTGACTGGAGTGCTGTTGGTGGGATGATTGAGTTAGACAAGTCAAGAATGTTGTTACACTTCTCAGCCTCTTGAGAAGTAACTTTGCTACCTACCTCTGCTCAGTCCTGCCCACCAGAAGTTTGAGGATTATGAGAAGATTGTGAACAGTTTCATTGCTTAGAGTATGGTGTCTGCTCTTTTGGCATGAAACCGCCTGTTGTGCTCGTCTCCCGAAATATTTTTGTCTTAGTATCTGCTGTGCTTTGCTTCTGGCCGCAGGAGTAAAAAGGCTCTCGGTATCTGAATTAAATGAGCTACTGGAAGAAATTGAGACTGCCATCAAGGAATACTCCGAGGAGCTGGTGCAGCAGCTGGCCCTGCGAGATGAACTGGAGTtcgaaaaggaagtgaaaaacagCTTCATTTCTGTTCTCATTGAAGTGCAGAACAaacagaaagagcacaaagaaacagccaaaaagaaaaagaaactcaagaaCGGCAGCTCTCAGAATGGGAAGAACGAGAGAAGTCATATGCCCGGCACAGTAAGTGGTGTTTTGCAGGAGTCCTTGAGCACTTGGAAGCTGCTTCCGTGGTGGTCCCAGCgctccaggccccaggcaggcAGGCGGCGCCTACGCATGCGAGTGCTTCTCACCGCGGCGCCCACAGGTTCTGGTGGAGAATGCCACTGTGCTCAGCAGTTTCAGAAAGGGGTTCTCTGGGTGAGGACACAGTGGTTTTCTGGGTATGGTCAGGGGAGAAGTaagtggaaggaggaggaggaagaaagaaggagggtgTCTTAAAAGTATCAAAGCATTAACGGTGATTATTTATGTTTGGCTGGTGGGCGTATGaatggtattattttcttatttttgctcaTCTTGCAGGAGTCGtataataaacaattaaaagGGGGTGCCTGTAAGGGTTGCTGAACTGTGCTGAGCCTGAAAGCACAGACTGATTCGCAGTCAGATTCCTCCTGATTTATCAGTGAAGTTGGGACATGAAGGCATTGGAGGCAGTTATGTGACATCAGCCATTTGCCTGAGTGTTTGGCAGATTAGAATATTTCTGACTGGGGACGAAAAAGTTGAGAATATGTGCATCTTTGACTCTTCATGtaaaatttcttgttttctgctttttcagttttcttaagtgGTCCTCTTAATTTCACGTGATTAAAATCCatcataaacattaattttatgagATGTGTTTCTTTATTGGTCTTAgggccatttcattttttttttgatcatttgAAACCTTATATGTTGCCACCTTCGTATTATTTGTGTGTGAAGAaatgtcagttttgtttttttggactATAATGGTTGTCCAGAGGGATCCATTTTTCTAAGAGGAATgtccctttttcattcttgacACTGATAACCTGGTAACACGAATTATCACAAACTAGCTATTATGGTTTGTAATAATGTAAGTTCTGCCTTTAagtcttgatttgtttttttctaaagaatactTATATCAGAGAAGTAGTTCTCACTAACCAGCCTCTCATGGAATCCAGGAAAGAGAATGCAGTTCTGGGTTGCTGGGTCACCAATGAGCAGTTGATACAAACAAAGAGATCTCGCCGTTTAGCCCATTCATTGTCTGCTTGGGCCTGTGAGTAAATACATGGTCTTAGTGTGATGTCCACTTGTGTATAGAAAGGACATAGCTTCAAAACATTTGTTTGAATATACAATTCTGGAAAGTGTGCTTTAAATTTCTGGAGCAAAATTTggatgtcatatttttaaaaaaattgcaccTTTAACTTGCCCTATTATACAAGTGTGATTAAATGAAATGCTTAGTTAAAAAGTCATAGCATGGTTGGTAATTTCTGTCTGTCTGCTTTTAGGAATTACATGTAAACCCTCCATTTATTGGTGTTAACACTTGGctgaggaaaataaatttgtcCCTAGAGGGGTTTAAAGGCTTCTTTTTGTAACTCCTATATAAAAAGGGTTAGAGTGGATTCACTGTGTAATTGTACATGGCATTTATATTGAGAAATGGATTTGGCAAGGCAAGATTTAGCTCTTACTCGAACCTTTATGAGTCATGAAATAGATTCATAGTAAAAGTCCGTTTTTTCACAGTATGTGGACCTGCGAAGTTGCTTCTCGAGTCCTGATCTACTATTTGTAACAAAACCTTTAATCAGGTTACTGATGGCCTTGCTGAGCTCGTGGTACTGGTTCCCTCTAAGCTGGAGAAAGACCATCCCATCTGTGACTCAAGGAGCCTGAAACCTATGATTCTGAAAATAGTGGTGGGTGGCTCAAAAGAACCTTAAAGTGAAGTGGCCAATTGGATAAACAGATTGCAAAGGATAGTACCTTGTTAGACACTTTATAGAACACGTGGTTTGGGCAGAGCCTGATCTCTAAGAGTTAGTTATCAGTGAcacaaatttctaaaaattggTGACTTTCTTACAGATACCATGTATTACCTGCTTTCTAACAACATtggtcacttttttctttttgccttagatatttttgttttattagcaGGACgtggttttctttccttaagCATGGAGTagccttccttccatttttccttaaaCATGTTTCACTGAAACAAAACATCAGTTTGTAGTTGGTATAACCCTCTATCCATGTTTGCTAGCTGTTCACTTTGGTCCAAAGATACTGCAATGAAATATCTGGGTGGGAATAGAGCAGAGTTAAACTATTTAGGTGTTAATTTTGGAGACattttgtttcatacattttctgtagggaaaaaaaaaaattgggggctgAGGGATGCTATTTAGATTGAGCACTAGACAGTTTTGGGGAGAcaattggggaggggcatagaaatACTATTAAATATAAAGTATTGAGTATCTTATACAAGTGAAATCTTatcttgctttgttttaatttttaaaatctgcatgttggataagacaaagaaatatccattcattcagcaaatgaaTGACTAGGAGTGTAAGAAAGAAAGACTAGACAGTGTAATTTCTGGTAGTAATAAATGCCACCAAGACAATAAAAGGCTGGGTAAGGCAGTCGGTAGCAAAGCTGCCGGAGAGCTGTTTTCTGTAGGGTGGTCACTATGTCACTGCTCCTCCTGATGGGCAAGGTCGGTTGTCCTGTCCTTTTCCAGGTCTCTGTTTGGAGAGGAGGTTAGAGGATGGTTCTTCTCTTTAGGAAATGAGACTTAAGCGAGCAGAAAACTGTATCTCCTATGTCCTGTTGTTCAGCATCAGGAGAAAGAGAGCGGTGGGAGTGGAGATTGGAATGGTTGACGGGTACTATCTGTTAATCACTATGATAACCTGTGTGCATTTCTTTGAACTGACTGTGCTCTTTGGGCCTTGGTGCTTTTATACGtgctctttccttttctggagAGCCCCGCTTTTCCTGTTTCCCCCAGTCCACttggaggactttttttttttttttttttaagtcgacCTTCAAGCATTGTCTTCCTTTCTTAGAGCCTTCCTCGGTGACTCTTCCTCCAATGCAGAATTGACTAGTCTCTCCTTTTGGGCTTAGTATTATTCCTCGTGACTATTTCTTCTGTCACGGTCACACAGGActgcaggttttttttgttttcacatctGTCTCTGTCAGGTTCCCTAAGGATAGGAAATGtaactttatcttcttttatatCCTCAAGTGTAACATTAAGTACTCATTTTTCTGCTGAATAAACGTGTGAAAGAAAGATAAACTCGCAAATCTGTATTTCTACCTTGGAATTTTCTGTCAGGCGTCAAACCCGTGGAGGCTGAGTAGCCTATTGATTAAGAACTTTGGGGGAAGAGCTGTGTTTGAATCCTCCTGTCACTGAGTACATCTCCCTTTGAGTTTTGGGAGGACTCAATGAAATAATGTGTGTTAAGACTAGCATATATCCTGAGTAAATGCTAGTTATTATATGTCCAACTGCCTACTAGCTAGTTGTCTCTGGCATTTATCAAACTAAAGTTACCATTTTCCTAAGGTTGAATgtagttcttatatatttttcttttggttagtggAACAGTCTACTCATTCACTGATATCCGTGGAATTTCTGAGTCAAAGGATATACAGTTTTGGAGCGTTTTCCACGACCAACTTTTCAAATTGTTCTACAGAAATGAACCTAGTAATAGTGTGAGTGAGCGACCATTTCCCCACACTTCCAGCCAACAACGGATATTATTAGCCTTTCGATCTTTTGTTGATCTGAAAGGCAAATAATGGTTTGATCCGTTGACTTCTGTATTCTCTTGTGAGTTGCCTATTAAGTCATATAAgagatgtttttcatatttatgagGTACACATACTTTTAATCTCATAGTATCATAATTTATCATCATCAGCCTTCCCAAAGGCTCATTCACATTGTTTCATTGTTCAGCATCTCACCTAATTTTTGCTACTTTGCACATCACGTAATGCCTGTTTGTTGAATTGAAACTTCACTATAAAGGAGATACAATCCCAGAGGATTTGGAGTTGTCATATTTGAATTATTGTTCTATCAGgtggtcttttaaatttttttgccaATCTTCTGTTTGTATTGAATAGAGTCACAGATTATTGAATTTCAGTGGCAGTTCCCATGAGTACAAGAACAAGTCCAAGTATACCAGTtacgttttatttttaaaattttatttttaaaaagtatttatttattttgagagagagagtgggtgggagagagagaccgagagagagggagagtgagcgaaccccaagcaggctccacactgtcagtgcagagcccgatgtggggcttgaactcatgaactgtgagatcatgaccgagctgaaatcaagagccagatactcaactggctgagccacccaggcgtcccactagGTATGTTTTAATTTAGCAGTGGTTGTCACCTAGAGTTACCTGAAGTTGTAAAGATATTAATGAGTACTCGCTTGACATCATACCTCAGCATATGGATGAAATGGCCATATTTCCTCCTTTAGAATCcagtaatgtttttaaattaaaagtcacGTGTAAGGTTATGTATTCTAAGTCTAGGGTTGCGAAGATAGGAATGAATAGTTTTCTGTTTGCCATAATCACATTGAACTTTCGAGAGCGAGTTCTCAATGTGTTGGACTTAGCACCAGCAAAAATGTATAATTGCTTCAGTATAACCCGaagaagtttattttgaaaactcGTGGCGTATTAGGAATCAGTAAGTCTGTTGTGAAAAGAATCATGTTGCCCTGGTCTATTGCTTTTGGGGGTCGAGGAGATAACTGCTTCAAGATGGGGGACAGCTAGGGCTTGGATGATAGATACTCTTTCTTATATCTTTCTTTCACAGATGCATTGCTCTGTATTTATGACTCATTTAGCTCAGATTATGATGAATAGTcaaatctattttgtttctcttttgcatGCAAAAATGCACCAGTAAtagttttcatttaatcttcaccaaaGCTGACTTTAAggtaagagaaatttattttcatttagataGCTCCTATTAGATTGTTCTGAAGTTATTCCAAATTGTGCTAGCTCTTAGCTTAGAAGGATCTGTTCTGATACACCTACTTGAATTTGGGGCTTTTGTTTATAATAAGGTACAACtagctttttttcttccctttttccttctttctaatttggaatttttattttatttttttattttacgtttatttatttttgagacagagcatgaacgggggagggtcagagagagagggagacacagaatcggaagcaggctccaggctctgagccatcagcccagagcccgacgcggggctcgaactcacggaccgtgagatcgtgacctgagccgaagtcggatgcttaaccgactgagccacccaggcgcccctctaatttggaatttttaaatttcacatttgcTAAGATGATATAGACTGAGGATTGACAAGGCAAACTACTGCCGGAAGGCCAGATTGGCCCTCtacctgttttataaataaagttttattggaatgcagcCATGTCCATTCATTTCCATATGGTCTATGGCTGCTTTGGTGTTACAAGGACAGAACAggatagttgtgacagagactgtgtgGACTGTAAACTTAAAGTATTAACTCTCTGGCCATTTATAGGAAAAGTTGGCCAACTCCTGATTTAGActaaaatttagtaaaattaaaaatttgaagaaaaaaagatgcaaacTCCATTTAAGTGAGTTTGTATAAAAAGATCACTATACTGTGactaaaatttattataaaaagtaaCCTTATTTTATCTGTGTGTGTTGAGTTACTCCTTTCCTCAGAGCCCCATCCAGCAGCCTGAGTTGTGCCTACATGTGGTGATGCCTTGACCAGTCCATCTCCAAGCCACATGCCTAAGGCAACCTGCCTAGCAATAGACCTTTGTGTCAGATTCCCAGTGGCTAAGTGAAGAGAGCCAGCGGGTAGACCAGTTGTCCTCTAGATTTGGGGccaaatgaaaaacttaaaaatgttggCAGTCCTCTGGGTACATTGTATTTATAGACAGCAATAAATAGTAGTTTAAAGAAGatagaagagaaatggaaaaaggactgattcccttcccccactttttctAAGTAGTGGTACTTGAGAAGATAAAGTCTACCCTATATATGtgaatgtaaatattaatatatttttggcaGTAATTTGTTGGTTATATTTGATAGCATTTCTCTGcaaatttcttgtttcttttttaaagtatagttgacacaaggTTACATTAGTGGCAGGTGTATAGCATAGTGATTTGGCAACtctgtacattatgctatgctcatcacaagtgtagctcccatctgtcaccatacaatgctattacaagaacactgattatattccctatgatgtacctttcatccccgtaacttattcattccataactggagacCTGTACCTCCCACTCACCTTCACCCATTTGCACCCCCATtcccctggcaactaccaatttgttctctgtatttatgggtctgtttctggtgtttgtttattgttcatttattttttagattccatatagaagtgaaataatatggtatttgtagGACTTACTcatgtagcataataccctctagggccatccatgctgttgcaaagggtaagaactcattttttttttatgactgagtaatattccatcgcgTGTGTATTGATGgacatatcttgactattgtaaataattctgcagtaaATATAGGTGGTGCATATATCTTTAcgaattggtgtttttgtttcccttgggaTCCAGTCAgtagtggatcatatggtattactatttttaattttttaaggagtctccatattttttttcacggtggttgcaccaatttacattcccattaacagtgcatgagggttctctttcctccacattgtcgccaacacttatttcttgacttttttaataccagccattctgacaggcatgaggtgatatctcattatggttttgatttgtattttcttgatggttagtgatgtttgagcatcttttcatgtttctgttggccttctatatgtcttctttggaaaagtgtctacttaggtcctctgcccattaaaaaatttttttttgtgtatgtttgagacagagagtgtgagcgggggaggggcagagagagagggagacacagaatccaaagtgggctccaggctctgagctgtcagcacagagcccgacacagggcttgaactcacaaacccacaagatcatgacctgagctgaagtcagatgcttaactgactgagccacccaggtgcccctatttctgggctttctaacTAGTTCTGTTGATCTGTATaaccatttttgtgccagtaccatactatttgattattagttttgtagtatatcttgatatacgggattgtgatacctccagctttgttctttttcaagattgctttgactattcaggtcttttgtggttccatacacattttaggattatttgttctagttctgtaaaaaatattACTGGTATTTGGATAGGGATTgtgctgaatctgtagattgctttgggtattgtggacattttaacagtattgattcatccaatccatgaacatctttctcatggtatatctttccgtttgtttgtgttgtctttaatttctttcgtCAGTGTTTTATGTAAGTTCTCAGAGTAcagtctttcatctccttggttaaatttattcctaggtaatctattctttttgatgcagttgaaaattggattgttttctttatttctcttctgctactTTGTATTAGTGTacaaaaatacaacagatttctgtgtattaattttatatcctgaaactttaccgAACCCATTATTCTAGTATTCTGGTAGTCTTAAGAGTTTTGTAGATATACTAACATGCATTTGCAAATagagtttaacttcttccttacctatttggatgccttttatgtcttgtctgattgctgtggctagcgTTTCCAGtattgtgttgaataaaagtggcaaaagAGGACCTTGTCATGTTCCTAAAGCTTTTCCTTAAGAGtattatgttagctgtgggtttgtcatctATGGCCTTTATTaggttgaggtacattccttcttAAACCCACtctattgagagtttttatcataaacacctgttgagttttgtcagatgctttttcctgcatctgttgagatgatcatatggtttttatctttcatgttgttaatgtgatacatcactttgattgatttgtgaatattgaaccatccttgcatccctgcaATGAATCCCACTTAATTAAGGTGAGTGATTCTTTTAACGTATTGtggaatttggtttgctaatattatgttggggatttttgcataAATGCTCATTAGgaatattggcttgtagttttcttttttttggagtgtctttggttttggggTAATGCTggctcatagaatgaatttggaagctttccctcctctctcttttttttttttttttttaatagtttgaagAGGATAGGTATCAACTCTAAATGTTTGGTAagattcacctgtgaatccatctggttctggactttttgtttgttgagagtttctGATTACTGATTAAGTTTTGTTATTAGTAATCAgcctgttcacattttctattccttcctgatttagttttggaagattgtatgtttttaGGGATTTATCCATCtcttctaagttgtccagtttgttagcatataatttttgatagtttcttatagtcttttgtatttttccttattataatAAGTATTCCTAAAAAATTAGCATTAGGGCCATAAAATGGAAGGTCAGTGTAGGATGGAGAGAAACTTGgatgtgtattatttattgttttaatactGCACACCTAAGAATTATTAATTAGTTTAGATgtagaacacatttattttatgagaaataGTTTTGCCTAGACAAATGTATGTCGCTACCAGTTTTTGTTAATCATTATCTACTATTGATTTTTTGCAACTGTCTTTTGGTGACTGGTAATAGTGAGCTTTCATGACACAGCAGTTAACTTAGTAAAAATCAGGAGTCTATTCTTGACTCCTTATGCCTTGGAGAGGTTTGCTAATTGTTTGTTAATATAACAGAAATTCACATAAAGCCTTGATATGCCAGGaaattgtattctttcttttttcttccaagattttgtttaattccagttagttaacatatagtgtagtattagtttcaggagaatttagtgattcatcacttacatataacacccaatgctcatcacaagtgccttccttaatgcccatcacccatttagtccattcccCTACCAACCTCCTGTCCACCAACtgttagtttgttctctatagttaagagtctcttggggatcctgggtgactcagtcagttaagcatccagctcttgatttaggctcaggtcatgatctgaccgtTTGTGAGACTGAggcctgcatcagtctctgtgctgacagtgcagagcctgcttgggattctctctctctgtctctctctgaccctcctgcctgtggtcatgccctctctctctctctctctctctctctcaaaataaataaacttaaaaaaaagtctcttatggtttgccttccctctctgtttttatcttattttacttttccttcccttcccctatgttcatctgttttgtttctgaaattccacatatgagtgaaatcatatggtatttgtctttctctgattgacttatcttgcttagcataatacactctagttctgtctatgtcattgcaaatggcaagatttcattctttttgatcgctgagtaatattccattgtgtatgtatatatacacaccacattttctttattcattcatcagtcagtggacatttggcctctttccatgatttggctattgttgacagtgctgctataaacattggggtgcatgtgcccctttgaa
Protein-coding sequences here:
- the FEZ2 gene encoding fasciculation and elongation protein zeta-2 isoform X2; the protein is MAADGDWQDFYEFQEPARSLQDQENCNASPEAGAGPGGGGDGFPALACSLEEKLSLCFRPSGPGAEPPRAAVRPITERSLLQGDEIWNALTDNYGNVMPVDWKSSHTRTLHLLTLNLSEKGISDSLLFDTSDDEELREQLDMHSIIVSCVNEEPLFTADQVIEEIEEMMQESPDPEDDETPTQSDRLSMLSQEIQTLKRSSTSSYEERVKRLSVSELNELLEEIETAIKEYSEELVQQLALRDELEFEKEVKNSFISVLIEVQNKQKEHKETAKKKKKLKNGSSQNGKNERSHMPGTNTYIREVVLTNQPLMESRKENAVLGCWVTNEQLIQTKRSRRLAHSLSAWALLDDSHSLREKKWTTIC